A region of Paenimyroides aestuarii DNA encodes the following proteins:
- the msrB gene encoding peptide-methionine (R)-S-oxide reductase MsrB yields MTEQDWKEKLTPEEYYILREKGTERPFSGKYNDFFEKGTYVCAACGHKLFDSNTKYNSSCGWPSFDQAIEGSVIYTKDTSHGMIRTEVTCANCGGHLGHVFDDGPQETTGTRYCMNSVSLKFIPEEN; encoded by the coding sequence ATGACAGAACAAGATTGGAAAGAAAAATTAACTCCAGAAGAATATTACATTCTGCGTGAGAAAGGCACAGAACGACCTTTTAGTGGAAAATACAATGATTTTTTTGAAAAAGGAACGTATGTTTGCGCTGCATGTGGCCACAAACTATTTGATTCAAATACAAAATACAACTCTTCATGTGGTTGGCCCTCTTTTGACCAAGCAATAGAAGGATCAGTAATTTATACCAAAGATACTTCGCACGGAATGATACGAACTGAAGTTACTTGTGCAAACTGTGGTGGTCATTTAGGACACGTTTTCGATGACGGGCCGCAAGAAACCACCGGAACACGCTATTGTATGAACTCTGTTTCACTAAAGTTTATTCCTGAAGAAAACTAA
- a CDS encoding acyl-CoA-binding protein produces the protein MTTDLNTLFAEAYEKASNTNKHLAPDVRLRLYAYYKQATLDYSHNFLHQDMDLIRGFKFNAWKQVAHLTQEDAKILYIELVNSLNL, from the coding sequence ATGACAACCGATCTTAACACGCTATTTGCTGAAGCATACGAAAAAGCATCAAACACAAATAAACATTTAGCACCTGATGTTCGTTTAAGGTTATATGCTTATTACAAACAGGCTACCTTAGACTATTCTCATAATTTTCTGCATCAAGATATGGATTTAATCCGTGGATTTAAATTCAACGCATGGAAACAAGTTGCACATTTAACACAAGAAGACGCTAAAATTTTGTATATTGAACTCGTTAATTCATTAAATCTTTAA
- a CDS encoding M23 family metallopeptidase has translation MIYRFLFFALLCWNSFAQTNTITEFSPPIKIPLLVAGTFGELRPNHFHAGIDFTANYKIGDPIFAPADGVVNRIKVSSFGYGKALYVKHNNGYTTVYGHLNAYGHDIANYVNKHHYELKQFEMELFPLASELPVKKGDIIGYIGNTGGSGGPHLHYEIRNTRTEHILNPLVFSLKEAVTDTEQPIINGVFVYPLTNETIINNSHSFFEVGLNKVNNTYRSETIQAKGVIGFGINTHDTQNKSRGKNGVYKLVTFLNGSKYFEVVFDEFSFDESKYLNEYIDYKYYQQSGNRIQKLFILNELPLNLIKTQKNNGKILVDGAQDLNFKIEVFDVHNNKQTIEIPIKYHDYELVAQPQPEGKYIDYLKDYVFQDKNVSVEWDARTFFEDVYLKIDFIENGLVLHKDEYALQKNINIKIILPEDYPNKDQTFIGKVDGKKIKFFDTWKRENDFRIRTKELGTYQLVTDTEKPIVHFLNNQSEFSVNDNLVFEIEDKLSGIGTFNGYLNNEWILLEYDYKTKKIIHKLSDKKFNSGSNTLRLEVADRVGNNTTFEQTIVVN, from the coding sequence ATGATTTACCGATTTTTGTTTTTTGCACTGCTTTGTTGGAATAGTTTCGCGCAAACGAATACAATTACAGAGTTCAGTCCGCCGATTAAAATTCCACTATTGGTTGCGGGTACTTTTGGTGAGTTGCGTCCGAATCATTTTCATGCAGGTATCGATTTTACGGCTAACTATAAAATTGGCGATCCCATTTTTGCTCCTGCAGACGGTGTGGTAAACCGAATTAAAGTGAGTAGTTTTGGCTATGGAAAGGCATTGTATGTGAAACACAATAACGGTTATACCACTGTTTACGGGCATTTGAATGCATACGGACACGATATTGCAAATTATGTAAACAAGCATCATTATGAGTTGAAACAATTTGAAATGGAATTGTTTCCATTGGCAAGCGAACTACCTGTAAAAAAAGGCGATATCATTGGCTATATTGGAAATACGGGCGGTTCGGGTGGTCCGCATTTGCACTACGAAATTCGCAACACACGAACAGAACATATTTTAAATCCGTTGGTTTTTTCATTAAAAGAAGCTGTTACCGATACCGAGCAACCTATCATAAACGGTGTTTTTGTTTATCCGCTGACCAATGAAACAATAATTAACAACTCCCATTCGTTTTTTGAAGTAGGATTAAATAAAGTGAATAACACCTATCGAAGTGAAACCATTCAAGCAAAAGGAGTGATTGGTTTTGGCATCAATACGCACGACACTCAAAATAAAAGCCGAGGCAAAAACGGAGTTTATAAATTGGTTACTTTTTTGAATGGATCAAAGTATTTTGAAGTGGTTTTCGATGAGTTTTCTTTTGATGAATCTAAATATCTAAATGAATATATTGATTATAAATATTACCAGCAATCGGGCAATAGAATTCAAAAATTATTTATTTTAAATGAATTGCCCTTAAATTTAATCAAAACCCAAAAAAACAATGGAAAGATTTTGGTTGATGGTGCTCAAGATTTGAATTTTAAAATTGAAGTTTTTGATGTGCATAACAACAAACAAACTATTGAAATTCCTATTAAATATCACGATTATGAACTTGTGGCACAACCACAACCAGAGGGAAAATATATAGATTATTTGAAAGATTATGTTTTTCAGGATAAAAATGTGTCAGTTGAATGGGATGCACGTACTTTTTTTGAAGATGTGTACCTAAAAATCGATTTTATTGAAAATGGATTGGTGCTGCATAAAGACGAATATGCTTTGCAAAAAAACATCAACATAAAAATCATCCTGCCAGAAGATTATCCCAATAAAGATCAAACTTTTATTGGGAAAGTGGATGGGAAAAAAATCAAGTTTTTTGATACATGGAAGCGCGAGAATGATTTTCGTATTCGTACAAAAGAATTGGGAACGTATCAATTGGTTACAGACACAGAAAAACCAATTGTTCATTTTTTAAACAACCAAAGCGAATTTTCGGTCAATGATAATTTAGTTTTTGAAATTGAAGATAAACTTTCGGGAATTGGAACTTTTAACGGATATTTGAACAATGAATGGATTTTATTGGAATATGATTACAAAACAAAAAAAATAATTCATAAATTAAGCGATAAAAAATTTAATAGCGGTAGCAATACTTTGCGATTGGAAGTTGCCGACCGTGTTGGAAATAATACTACATTTGAACAAACAATTGTGGTGAATTAA
- a CDS encoding superoxide dismutase, giving the protein MKKNVLLLTGIASFLLFSCKDKEEMIEVEVPSATTTEATPVNGDPKTVVANQGAFQMKGLNYGYNDLEPYMDAQTVETHYSKHHLGYCNKLNDAVKGTPLETMSIEEILNGLDLKNSALRNNAGGYYNHNIFWEIIGPKAGGKPTGKVAELINKDFGSFDAFKTQFTDAAKGLFGSGWVWLVYQNDGTLKITTTTNQDNPLMPNAEVKGYPLMNIDVWEHAYYLKYKNERPKYIENFWQLIDWSKVEYRMSLAK; this is encoded by the coding sequence ATGAAAAAGAATGTTTTATTACTAACAGGTATTGCATCATTTTTACTTTTTAGCTGTAAAGACAAAGAAGAAATGATTGAAGTAGAGGTTCCAAGTGCTACCACTACCGAAGCTACGCCTGTAAATGGCGATCCCAAAACGGTAGTTGCAAATCAAGGTGCTTTTCAAATGAAAGGCCTTAATTACGGTTACAACGATTTAGAACCGTATATGGACGCTCAAACAGTTGAAACACATTATAGCAAACACCACTTAGGATATTGCAATAAATTAAACGACGCTGTAAAAGGAACGCCACTAGAAACCATGTCTATTGAAGAAATTTTAAATGGTTTAGATTTAAAAAATAGCGCATTGAGAAACAATGCAGGTGGTTACTACAATCACAATATTTTTTGGGAAATAATTGGTCCTAAAGCTGGCGGCAAACCAACTGGAAAAGTAGCTGAATTAATCAATAAAGATTTTGGAAGTTTTGATGCTTTTAAAACACAGTTCACAGATGCTGCTAAAGGATTATTTGGTTCTGGATGGGTTTGGTTGGTATATCAAAACGATGGTACACTAAAAATTACCACAACTACTAATCAAGACAATCCGTTAATGCCAAATGCTGAAGTAAAAGGGTATCCTTTGATGAATATTGATGTTTGGGAACATGCTTATTATTTAAAGTATAAAAATGAACGTCCTAAATACATTGAAAACTTCTGGCAATTGATAGACTGGAGTAAAGTAGAATACAGAATGTCTTTGGCTAAGTAA
- a CDS encoding TonB-dependent receptor — protein sequence MKKNLYSILFALLCASGFSQTAQIKGVVLNDQDFPIKNVMVQAQNKQVYTNANGFYYMDVEAGNDITIQFQAENYQPVTYIESVAANQSFELNIRLSPAAEELKELVIDSNLRKRFEGTTVISPDVIRKIPGANAGVENLLKTLPGVYSNNELSTQYAVRGGNYDENLVYVNEIEVYRPFLVRSGQQEGLSFTNTSMTDKVDFSSGGFQSKYGDKMSSVLDITYRKPSQFGGSFDASILGGGLTVDLASKNKKWTAITGVRYRNNALLVKSQDVDVDFTPRFLDAQSLITFQPTAKWEWSLLLNASSNVYEYTPLFKRTKFGTIQDAKELQVRYQGGEIDRYQTYFGALKGVFKPNLQNSYTLIASAYHTKEEEYYDIWGSYALGNVSGDLGGNAGEVEYTVGLGSQLNHGRNNYDAFIVSAEMKGQHKLDETEIEWGVRYVSEDIRDRLLEWEVIDSAGFSLANPYFSTPNNQPYEPYQGELVPFQNVRATNFVTINRLNGFAQWNKRGTIGKHETFLNFGVRAHYWNVAAEGYETSKGQITVSPRAQFAIKPDWETDMVFRLSGGLYHQPPSYRELRAMDGSIRPNVKAQQSIHVVLSNDYSFKIKSTPFKLFTELYYKDLSNVNTYTLENVRIRYRADNNAKAYVYGADVRINGEIVPGIESWFSVGYLKTEENYNNRGFIARPTDQRLKLGLMFQDYMPAIPNLKLYLNQVYNTPLPGGSPSYVDPYDYQLRLKNYMRSDAGFSYIFKDQTFNSNKKWLQPFKEVAVGFEIYNLFNNENAITNTWVRDVYSKVMYAIPNRMTMRTFNLKLNMSW from the coding sequence TTGAAAAAAAACCTATACAGTATTTTGTTTGCGTTGCTTTGTGCAAGCGGTTTTTCACAAACGGCTCAGATTAAAGGAGTTGTGTTGAATGATCAAGATTTTCCTATAAAAAATGTGATGGTGCAAGCGCAAAACAAGCAAGTTTATACCAATGCCAACGGATTTTATTATATGGATGTTGAAGCGGGCAATGACATCACTATTCAATTTCAAGCAGAAAATTATCAACCAGTAACATATATAGAATCGGTAGCAGCTAATCAATCTTTTGAGCTTAATATCCGTTTAAGTCCAGCCGCAGAAGAGTTGAAAGAACTTGTAATTGATTCTAATTTAAGAAAGCGATTTGAAGGTACAACCGTTATATCGCCCGATGTGATTCGGAAAATTCCTGGGGCAAATGCAGGTGTGGAAAATCTTTTGAAAACCTTGCCCGGAGTTTATTCAAACAATGAATTGTCAACACAATATGCAGTTCGTGGGGGAAATTACGACGAAAACTTAGTATATGTAAACGAGATAGAAGTATATCGTCCGTTTTTAGTTCGATCGGGTCAGCAGGAAGGATTGAGCTTTACAAATACCTCAATGACCGATAAAGTAGATTTTTCATCCGGAGGATTTCAATCAAAATACGGCGATAAAATGTCATCTGTTTTAGACATCACCTACCGCAAACCATCACAATTTGGAGGCTCGTTTGATGCCAGTATTTTGGGAGGCGGTCTTACGGTGGATCTTGCTTCAAAAAATAAAAAATGGACGGCGATTACCGGAGTGCGCTACCGAAACAATGCATTGTTGGTAAAATCACAAGATGTGGATGTAGATTTCACACCTCGTTTTTTAGACGCGCAATCGCTCATAACTTTTCAACCAACAGCAAAATGGGAGTGGAGTTTGTTGCTAAATGCATCGAGCAATGTGTATGAATATACGCCGCTCTTTAAACGAACCAAGTTTGGAACCATTCAAGATGCTAAAGAATTACAAGTGCGTTATCAAGGAGGTGAAATAGACCGATACCAAACATATTTTGGTGCTTTGAAAGGTGTTTTTAAACCGAATTTGCAAAACAGCTACACCCTAATAGCATCGGCATATCATACAAAAGAAGAAGAATATTACGACATTTGGGGAAGCTATGCATTGGGCAATGTGAGTGGAGATTTAGGTGGAAATGCCGGCGAAGTGGAATATACGGTAGGTTTAGGGTCGCAGTTGAATCACGGTAGAAATAATTACGATGCATTCATAGTTAGTGCCGAAATGAAAGGACAACACAAGTTAGACGAAACCGAGATAGAGTGGGGTGTGCGTTATGTGAGCGAAGACATCCGCGACCGTTTATTGGAATGGGAAGTGATTGATTCAGCAGGGTTTTCATTAGCAAATCCTTATTTTTCAACACCTAACAACCAACCTTATGAACCTTATCAAGGCGAATTAGTGCCTTTTCAAAACGTTCGTGCTACTAATTTTGTAACAATTAACCGCTTAAATGGTTTTGCACAATGGAACAAAAGAGGAACTATTGGGAAACATGAAACATTTCTAAATTTTGGCGTGCGTGCACATTATTGGAACGTTGCTGCAGAAGGATACGAAACCTCTAAAGGTCAAATTACAGTAAGTCCGCGTGCACAGTTTGCTATAAAACCGGATTGGGAAACCGATATGGTGTTTCGTTTGTCAGGTGGTTTGTATCATCAACCGCCAAGTTATCGAGAATTGCGCGCAATGGATGGATCTATTCGTCCAAACGTAAAAGCCCAGCAATCCATTCATGTGGTTTTGTCGAATGATTATAGTTTCAAAATAAAAAGTACTCCGTTTAAATTGTTTACGGAATTGTACTATAAAGACCTTTCCAACGTAAATACCTATACGTTAGAAAATGTAAGAATCAGATACAGAGCCGATAACAATGCAAAGGCGTATGTTTACGGAGCAGATGTGCGGATAAACGGAGAAATTGTTCCCGGAATTGAATCTTGGTTTTCTGTTGGATATTTAAAAACCGAAGAAAATTATAACAATCGAGGTTTTATTGCCCGCCCAACCGATCAACGCTTAAAATTGGGATTAATGTTTCAAGACTATATGCCTGCCATTCCCAACTTAAAATTGTATTTGAATCAGGTGTACAACACCCCATTGCCGGGCGGATCGCCCTCGTATGTAGATCCGTATGATTATCAATTGCGTTTGAAAAATTATATGCGAAGCGATGCTGGTTTTTCGTATATTTTTAAAGATCAAACATTTAACTCTAATAAAAAATGGTTGCAACCTTTTAAAGAAGTGGCTGTTGGTTTTGAAATTTACAATTTGTTCAACAATGAAAATGCCATCACCAACACTTGGGTGCGCGATGTATATTCAAAAGTAATGTATGCCATACCAAACCGTATGACTATGCGTACGTTTAATTTAAAACTAAATATGAGTTGGTAA
- the rsfS gene encoding ribosome silencing factor, which produces MNENKKNNEALLALIIEGIENVKGENITILDLRSIENTACDYFVICDGNSNTQVNAISGSVQRTVSKELKDKPWHVEGTDQANWVLMDYINIVVHIFQKETRDYYNIEDLWGDAKITQVTSNQSTQ; this is translated from the coding sequence ATGAACGAAAACAAAAAGAACAACGAGGCACTTTTAGCCTTGATTATAGAAGGAATAGAAAACGTAAAAGGAGAAAATATTACTATTTTGGACTTAAGATCCATCGAAAATACAGCTTGCGACTACTTTGTAATTTGTGATGGAAATTCTAATACACAAGTAAATGCCATTTCGGGTTCTGTGCAACGCACGGTGTCAAAAGAATTAAAAGACAAACCTTGGCACGTGGAAGGAACCGATCAAGCCAATTGGGTTTTAATGGATTACATTAACATTGTGGTTCATATCTTTCAAAAAGAAACCCGCGACTATTATAATATAGAAGACTTGTGGGGCGATGCTAAAATAACACAAGTAACTTCTAACCAATCAACACAGTAA
- a CDS encoding LUD domain-containing protein has protein sequence MNIFKKIFSSFSSSHQNKNNEESKYLPEKEIPVDEQFTHNFKINGGKFLYCENNEELEENFISILQENDWFETEALTFEKGLQHFLIDNKLNYKNPTNPVFLLTSCEGLIAQDGSVLLSSKQLFHYKTNELPVNIIVIAKASQITRTKSDGLRNIKMRYTNEIPTNITTMQHFKESTNDDFLQYGIQTKNVYLLLLEDF, from the coding sequence ATGAATATATTTAAGAAAATTTTTAGCAGTTTTTCATCTTCTCATCAAAATAAAAATAATGAGGAAAGTAAATATCTGCCCGAAAAAGAAATACCTGTTGATGAGCAATTTACGCACAACTTTAAAATAAATGGCGGTAAATTTTTATATTGTGAGAATAATGAGGAACTAGAAGAAAACTTCATTAGTATTTTACAAGAAAACGATTGGTTTGAAACCGAAGCACTCACTTTTGAAAAAGGTTTGCAACACTTTTTAATTGATAATAAATTAAACTATAAAAACCCAACAAACCCGGTGTTTTTACTAACAAGTTGTGAAGGATTAATCGCACAAGACGGTTCGGTTTTATTATCATCTAAGCAGTTGTTTCACTACAAAACCAACGAACTGCCCGTAAACATTATTGTAATAGCAAAAGCCAGCCAAATAACACGCACAAAAAGTGATGGTTTGCGCAATATAAAAATGCGTTATACCAACGAAATTCCAACAAATATTACCACTATGCAGCATTTTAAAGAAAGTACGAACGATGATTTTCTGCAATATGGCATTCAAACCAAAAATGTGTATTTGTTATTATTAGAAGACTTTTAA
- a CDS encoding phosphatidylserine decarboxylase family protein — protein MFHKEGAKIILFSLLIAVIVIIGVEYLITIPWLIKTIQIIALLFLVIVLQFFRNPNRALDDIADHLIVAPVDGKVVVIEEVYEPEYFKDKRLMVSIFMSPINVHVTRYALNGMVKYSKYHPGKYLVAWHPKASEENERTTVVIDNPVYGEVMYRQIAGALAKRIVNYAKVGHRVNQGDDAGFIKFGSRVDLYLPLGTNINVELNQKARGNKTVIANK, from the coding sequence ATGTTTCATAAAGAAGGCGCAAAAATAATTTTATTTTCACTTTTAATTGCAGTGATTGTTATCATTGGAGTAGAATACTTAATAACTATTCCTTGGCTCATAAAGACTATACAAATAATTGCATTGCTTTTTTTGGTTATTGTTTTGCAATTTTTCAGAAATCCAAACAGAGCTTTAGATGATATTGCAGACCACTTAATCGTGGCACCAGTTGACGGCAAAGTGGTTGTGATTGAAGAAGTCTATGAACCCGAATACTTCAAAGACAAACGCTTAATGGTATCCATTTTTATGTCGCCCATCAATGTGCACGTAACCAGATACGCCTTAAACGGAATGGTGAAATACAGTAAATATCACCCGGGCAAATACTTAGTAGCATGGCATCCAAAGGCTAGCGAAGAAAACGAACGCACCACTGTGGTGATTGATAATCCGGTGTATGGAGAAGTAATGTACCGACAAATTGCAGGCGCACTGGCCAAACGAATTGTAAACTATGCAAAAGTAGGTCATAGAGTAAACCAAGGCGATGATGCAGGGTTTATTAAATTTGGTTCACGCGTTGATTTATACCTGCCTTTGGGTACAAATATCAATGTGGAGCTGAACCAAAAAGCACGAGGAAACAAAACGGTCATAGCAAATAAATAA
- a CDS encoding biotin--[acetyl-CoA-carboxylase] ligase, translated as MHLIKLSAISSTNDFLKQLSVASKIDDFTVVWSAIQTKGKGQMGASWVTEGAKNLTFSTYVSADFLLIDDLFTWNVMVANAVVKALHFFNLKDISIKWPNDILAGNKKIAGILIENSIQTDGRFSSIVGIGINLEQTDFTNFPNASSVFKQFGIKLNREELLQKIVFFLEFFANNLKDEEENQWTFFHEYLFKKECVCSFQDQEGIVFNGIIKGVNRQGQLVVLREDDGLHYYNLKEVKLMY; from the coding sequence ATGCATTTAATCAAACTCAGTGCCATATCTTCTACAAACGATTTTTTAAAACAGTTGTCAGTTGCTTCAAAAATTGATGATTTCACTGTTGTTTGGTCAGCTATTCAAACAAAGGGAAAAGGTCAAATGGGCGCATCGTGGGTGACTGAAGGTGCTAAAAACCTAACATTTAGCACGTATGTGAGTGCAGATTTCTTATTGATTGATGATTTGTTTACATGGAATGTAATGGTTGCAAATGCGGTTGTAAAAGCCTTGCATTTTTTTAATTTGAAAGATATATCGATTAAATGGCCAAACGACATTTTGGCAGGAAATAAAAAAATTGCCGGTATTTTAATAGAAAATTCCATTCAAACAGATGGCAGATTTTCTTCGATTGTTGGTATCGGAATTAATTTAGAACAAACTGATTTTACTAATTTTCCAAACGCATCATCTGTTTTTAAACAATTTGGCATAAAGCTCAATAGGGAAGAGTTGCTTCAAAAAATTGTATTTTTTTTAGAGTTTTTCGCAAATAATTTAAAAGACGAAGAAGAAAATCAATGGACGTTTTTTCATGAATATCTTTTTAAAAAAGAGTGCGTTTGTAGTTTTCAAGACCAAGAAGGAATTGTTTTTAATGGAATAATAAAGGGTGTAAACCGCCAAGGGCAATTGGTGGTTTTGCGCGAAGACGACGGTTTACACTATTATAATTTAAAGGAAGTGAAATTGATGTATTAG
- the ftsH gene encoding ATP-dependent zinc metalloprotease FtsH: MKNPVNNKPKYNPWMLYAGIIFVLFAISLTTGGGGFGDGKTIGLSKFYQYLDNSQVEKVVFSNSSAQVFLNESVKSNPEHQKNSKPTLLSNMASGPDYVVEIANKDLFEERLTQALADGKIKEFTTEKESNWGSILLSLLPIILIPVVWIFMMRRMGGGAGGGGGQIFSIGKSRARLFDEKNDTRTTFSDVAGLEGAKEEIQEIVEFLKNPEKYTSIGGKIPKGALLVGPPGTGKTLLAKAVAGEAQVPFFSLSGSDFVEMFVGVGASRVRDLFKQAKEKSPAIIFIDEIDAIGRARGKSNFSGSNDERENTLNQLLTEMDGFGTNTNVIVLAATNRAEILDKALMRAGRFDRQIYVDLPDVNERKQIFAVHLKKIKKVENLDLDFLAKQTPGFSGADIANVCNEAALTAARKGKTEVDKQDFLDAVDRIVGGLEKKNKIITPEEKYAIAIHEAGHATVSWLTEHAAPLVKVTIVPRGMSLGAAWYLPEERQIVRTEQMLDEMCATMGGRAAEKVIFDKISTGALSDLEKVNKQARAMVTIYGLNDSLGNITYYDSSGQSEYNFSKPYSEETAKLIDKEISMLIEGQYQRAITLLTDNKDKLIQLADLLCEKEVIFREDLEEIFGKRPFDKPEVIDVTTNNNSEVI, translated from the coding sequence ATGAAGAATCCCGTAAATAATAAGCCCAAGTACAATCCTTGGATGCTTTATGCAGGTATTATTTTTGTACTATTCGCCATTTCACTGACCACCGGAGGCGGCGGTTTTGGAGATGGAAAAACGATTGGTCTTTCTAAATTTTATCAATATTTAGATAACAGCCAAGTAGAAAAAGTGGTATTTAGCAACTCTTCTGCACAAGTTTTTTTAAATGAAAGTGTAAAAAGCAATCCTGAACATCAGAAAAACAGCAAACCCACTTTGCTTAGCAATATGGCAAGTGGTCCGGATTATGTGGTAGAAATTGCCAATAAAGATCTATTTGAAGAACGTTTAACACAAGCCCTTGCCGATGGTAAAATTAAAGAATTTACTACCGAAAAAGAAAGCAATTGGGGCAGCATTCTATTATCACTTTTACCTATCATTTTAATTCCAGTTGTATGGATTTTTATGATGCGCCGCATGGGCGGAGGTGCCGGTGGTGGTGGTGGACAAATTTTTTCGATTGGAAAATCACGAGCACGATTGTTCGATGAAAAGAATGACACTCGCACCACATTTAGCGATGTTGCTGGTTTAGAAGGTGCAAAAGAAGAAATCCAAGAAATTGTAGAGTTTCTAAAAAATCCTGAAAAATACACCTCAATTGGAGGTAAAATTCCAAAAGGTGCATTATTAGTGGGACCACCCGGAACTGGTAAAACGTTATTAGCAAAAGCAGTGGCTGGTGAGGCGCAAGTACCATTCTTCTCGCTTTCAGGTTCAGATTTCGTGGAAATGTTTGTAGGAGTAGGTGCATCGCGAGTGCGTGATTTGTTTAAACAAGCAAAAGAAAAATCGCCTGCCATTATCTTTATCGATGAAATTGATGCCATTGGTAGAGCGCGTGGAAAATCGAATTTTTCAGGATCAAATGACGAGCGCGAAAACACCTTGAATCAGTTGCTAACAGAAATGGATGGTTTTGGAACCAATACCAACGTAATCGTTTTAGCAGCTACAAACCGGGCAGAAATTTTAGACAAAGCTTTGATGCGTGCCGGACGTTTTGACAGACAAATTTATGTGGATTTGCCAGATGTAAACGAGCGTAAGCAAATTTTTGCAGTTCACTTGAAAAAAATAAAAAAAGTAGAAAATCTTGATTTGGATTTTCTTGCTAAACAAACACCTGGGTTTTCCGGTGCAGATATCGCAAATGTTTGTAACGAAGCTGCTTTAACTGCTGCTCGAAAAGGCAAAACCGAAGTTGATAAACAAGACTTTTTAGATGCTGTGGACAGAATTGTGGGTGGTTTAGAAAAGAAAAACAAAATAATTACCCCTGAAGAAAAATATGCCATTGCCATTCACGAAGCTGGGCACGCAACTGTTTCTTGGTTAACAGAGCATGCCGCACCGTTAGTGAAAGTAACCATTGTGCCTCGCGGTATGAGTTTAGGTGCTGCATGGTACTTGCCTGAAGAGCGCCAAATTGTTCGCACCGAGCAAATGTTAGATGAAATGTGTGCTACAATGGGCGGAAGAGCTGCTGAAAAAGTAATTTTCGATAAAATTTCTACAGGAGCATTAAGTGATTTAGAGAAAGTAAACAAACAAGCTCGAGCTATGGTAACCATTTATGGTTTGAATGATTCGTTAGGAAATATAACTTACTACGATTCATCAGGGCAAAGCGAATACAACTTTTCTAAACCTTATTCCGAAGAAACGGCAAAATTGATTGATAAAGAAATTTCAATGTTGATCGAAGGACAATATCAAAGAGCAATAACTTTATTAACCGATAATAAAGATAAATTAATCCAACTTGCTGATTTACTTTGTGAAAAAGAAGTGATCTTTAGAGAAGATTTAGAAGAAATTTTCGGCAAAAGACCATTTGATAAACCAGAAGTGATTGATGTTACTACCAACAACAATTCGGAAGTAATTTAA
- a CDS encoding phosphatidate cytidylyltransferase, whose protein sequence is MNEVVKRTLSGILYIALLVGAILFSKNTFIALFTFFYLIGVYEFCKLYKINKIVGCTLAIAWAITFILLNNTAYNALYLLVLPFSIYLIVDLFQRKTSSTKTTFVKYLHLSGYVIIPFIIITQLPYHLKNYTPLLLLSIFIMIWCNDTFAYICGKLLGKHKLFERISPKKTIEGFIGGLVFTQIAAYLLFLYTNMQLSLAFWMLIAVVVSFLGTIGDLIESKYKRLAGVKDSGNIMPGHGGILDRLDSILFAAPFLFLIYKIVM, encoded by the coding sequence ATGAACGAAGTAGTAAAACGCACCTTATCGGGTATTTTATATATTGCCTTGTTGGTGGGTGCCATTTTGTTTTCAAAGAATACGTTTATTGCTTTGTTTACTTTTTTTTATTTAATAGGTGTTTATGAGTTTTGCAAGCTCTACAAGATCAACAAAATAGTTGGGTGTACTCTTGCAATTGCATGGGCAATAACATTTATCTTGCTAAACAACACCGCCTACAATGCACTCTACTTATTGGTTTTACCTTTCAGTATCTATTTAATTGTTGACTTGTTCCAAAGAAAAACATCATCAACAAAAACTACATTTGTAAAATACCTGCATTTATCAGGTTATGTGATCATTCCTTTTATAATCATCACCCAATTGCCGTATCACTTAAAAAACTATACCCCTTTATTGCTATTAAGTATTTTTATAATGATATGGTGTAACGACACTTTTGCGTATATTTGTGGCAAACTTTTGGGAAAACATAAGCTTTTCGAGCGCATATCCCCCAAAAAAACAATAGAAGGTTTTATAGGCGGTTTAGTGTTTACACAAATAGCAGCTTATCTTTTATTTTTATACACCAATATGCAATTATCGCTTGCTTTCTGGATGTTAATTGCCGTTGTTGTTAGCTTTTTGGGAACGATTGGCGATTTAATTGAATCGAAATATAAACGATTAGCAGGTGTTAAAGACAGCGGAAATATCATGCCCGGACACGGCGGTATTTTAGACCGGTTAGACAGCATTTTATTTGCTGCACCATTTTTATTTTTAATTTATAAAATTGTGATGTAA